Proteins encoded together in one Amblyomma americanum isolate KBUSLIRL-KWMA chromosome 1, ASM5285725v1, whole genome shotgun sequence window:
- the LOC144099014 gene encoding zinc finger protein 711-like, protein MAEIQVRHESEDGTTDSDLSPHERREITIQQRILEDLRPAGDMTVHRCEVCDKNFHLPSKLIAHYAYRHKREVATSSGKKLPCPLCEAPCKSRRTMALHVGMDLGERLCTKCGAEFACAATAAAHKHFHKSGGHFMCGSCKKLFAYNSDREEHVRVEHP, encoded by the exons ATGGCCGAGATTCAAGTCAGACACGAGTCGGAGGACGGCACCACGGACTCTGATCTATCGCCACATGAG AGGCGTGAAATAACAATCCAGCAAAGGATCCTTGAAGATCTGCGGCCCGCTGGGGATATGACCGTTCATCGCTGCGAGGTTTGCGACAAAAACTTCCACCTACCAAGCAAACTGATCGCGCACTATGCGTACCGGCATAAGCGCGAAGTAGCCACCTCGTCTGGCAAAAAATTGCCATGTCCCTTGTGCGAGGCGCCGTGCAAAAGCAGAAGAACAATGGCCCTCCACGTGGGCATGGACCTCGGAGAGCGCCTTTGCACAAAGTGCGGCGCAGAGTTCGCTTGCGCAGCCACTGCTGCTGCACACAAACACTTCCACAAGAGTGGGGGACACTTCATGTGTGGCTCCTGCAAGAAGCTTTTCGCATACAACAGTGATCGCGAGGAGCACGTCCGCGTGGAGCACCCCTAA